CTACGCGCCCCGCTGGGCCCTCCCAAGCCTGGCTAACCGCCGCTGCCGCCGCAGAACCCTCGTGAGGTTCCGGACAGGCCTATCTGCAATGGTGCAGGAGTCGGGCTCCAGGTGCCCGAAGGGCAGCGAAGGGCGTTTTGGGGTCCGGGAAAGACGCCCAGGGAAGGGAATGGGCCTGGACAGAGACTAGATTAGGGTGCACCCCAGCAGTCCTTGCTCGGAAAGCTCGGATGACAGTAGGGTGAATGAAGAGTTGTGGGATGGGATGGCTCTGGGTCCGGCGGGCCTCGGTGTGCTGGTCCCCAACTCACAGCTCAGGTTTGCTTCTGTCGGTGTATGGTTCTAGCCACTCTGGCCCATGTCCCCACGTCCTTCAGGCCTGGCCACCCCTGTCTGGCCCCGCCCTACCCTCACTGGGAACTTGACACCCACTCCCAAATTGGGGTGGAGAAAACAGATATGGGCGGAAACCAGAACCCCCTCCTTTTGGTGTGGCGCCTAGGAGGGGTGGGCAGGGTTCCCATAAGCCTGCTGAAGGTTGCTGGAAGGTCTGGGACTGGAGAGTGGAGGGTCTCACGTGAGTATGGTTGCATCAGTGCTAAAAATAGCTGAATGTGGGGAAAAGGTCACCAGGAGTCAGCTGTGCAGCCTATTCCCTAATTCCAGGACTCAAGGTTGACAGTCACGTCTAGGGCCCGCTGTTGCCCCACCCCTCTCCAGTCCTTTTGCCCAAGTCAGTATGTGTTACTTCTAAACTGGAGCCACAAAGTATTATGGAATAGGAGATCTCAATGAGTGGAACAGATGGACCCTCTCACCACTTTTCAGAACAGTGCACTAAACAGAAATCACTTAAATCTGtatccctcagtttgtatttctgACGAAGTTCATTTATTTAGGTACGAAACCCCAGGGGTTCCCAGATGCCCACCTTGGGCAACTACTCAAAACAGGGGGACAGGGGTCAGCTTTGCCACAACAGTTTCACTTAAGAGGCACAGCCCAGTCTCTGGGGTCTCCTGCTCTTTGCCCCTCCCTCCAAGGTCCTGCCCTGGAGGCGCCAGGAGAAATCTGAGGTGGAGTTGGATTGTCAAGGTGAAGAGTGGAAACCAGTCAGCTGCCCCTTCTGCTTGAAGTAGAACTGGAACCGAGACTGGGCATACTCCTAAGGAAGGAAACCCATAATACAAAGTGGTGAGAAGGCTTGTGAGCAGTAGCCTATATCTGCTGTGTTCTGCCCATAGCCACCAGGGACATGACCTAGCCCCTACCCAACATGCCTACCGGAAGGGCTACTTACCAAGTAGCCAAACTCTATGGTGGACATGGATGCCTGGAGGATGGACCACAGACCCCAGAAAAAATGAGATGCCAGAGCATACCTGGGAATAGGGGGCAGAAAAGGCGGGGCCATCAAAAGTTCACTTATATTGCCTGGCTTCCTCCCAGGCTAGTCAGTTTCCAAAGCCCCAACTTCTCCCCCATTTTCCTAGCCCTTACCCCACTGtaactctttttgcttttttctgctaGATGTCATCTTTCATGACTATACTGGCACCTCACCtgcaatcctcctcctcctcctatatCCCCCCTCACGACCACCCTTCCCCTCGTTTCTCACCAACTGACTTCCATCAGCAACTCTTCTTCCAGTTTCTTCTGCTCCTCTTCAGGGAGGATCTGACCTTTCTGAACCTCTGCCAGATAATGTCGAATAAAATGGAGCTGAGATCAATGGATAAGAGTCAGGAACTGGGGACACTGTGGAATATTACCCTTTCTAGCCATTCTTTCCTTttacgaaacaaaacaaaatgctttttcctttcccagcctCCTGCCTACATACCTGCTGTCCTCTAGTGGGGTAGTCtgtgggacttgctttgtagaaagGCCATTCCTCAAAGGTGTAATCATAAACCCACTCACAAAAGTGATTCCCAATGTCAAAGCCCCTGGGGGAACAATGCAAACATTCAGTCCATGGGCAGCTGGCATGCAGAAATGAAAGCCTAGCAGTCTTTCTCACAGAGCCCTATAGGGGCAGGTTCCACAGGAAGCTGTCCTCCCACCCTTACCTGTAGTTGTAGCTACTGTACTCAAAATCAACCAACATGAGGCTGTCGTCGCTTTTTGGCTCTGAGAGCAGTAAGATGTTCCCTGGGGGAATGGGGATTTGGGTCACTTCAGGGCACTCTACCAGCTTCAGCTTCTGCTGGAAGCCTCATATACTTTCTCATACCTTCCTGGATGTCATTGTGGCAGAAGACCACTGGTGACGGAGTAGCATCTAGCAACTTCCTATAGAAGTAGAGGGGCATAGGTTATTAGGCCACATGACAACAGCCACCTTCAAAGGCTAGCCCTGACTCTAGTCCTCAGCAGTCCCTGGGGAGGACACTGCTAAATGCC
This DNA window, taken from Cricetulus griseus strain 17A/GY chromosome 2, alternate assembly CriGri-PICRH-1.0, whole genome shotgun sequence, encodes the following:
- the Chkb gene encoding choline/ethanolamine kinase isoform X4, whose protein sequence is MLATEPPAQCGRGAPRGAATSVWGHPAGCRLLGIRECDVRHSCRESIRAPTLWSVSRGPPGTVPPSYWVQSRPLKTQELRDPVLSGAIATKMARFHGMEMPFTKEPHWLFGTMERYLKQIQDLPSTDLPQMNLLEMYNLKDEMGNLRKLLDATPSPVVFCHNDIQEGNILLLSEPKSDDSLMLVDFEYSSYNYRGFDIGNHFCEWVYDYTFEEWPFYKASPTDYPTRGQQLHFIRHYLAEVQKGQILPEEEQKKLEEELLMEVSWYALASHFFWGLWSILQASMSTIEFGYLEYAQSRFQFYFKQKGQLTGFHSSP